The following proteins come from a genomic window of Aquimarina sp. MAR_2010_214:
- a CDS encoding DUF2911 domain-containing protein has translation MNTLKSRITLQLFMLLLSAITFAQNITLPNVSQKSVITQRLGLSDVTITYHSPSVQGRQVFGGIVPYDQIWRAGANENTTITFTHNATVEGKKIPAGTYGFYIMPKEESAILLFSKFNKSWGTNAPDEKDLALIVTVKTEAIDFQEWLSYDFTNRGASNLTAVLQWEKTKIPFKIEFDTKKIVVDNARAELKGIAGFGWRGHMQAARYCAQNNYNLEEAMVWIEKSIASSKSFSNLAVKAQLLVNKGQVAEAQKIMDEAIPTGTPNQINQYGYQLLALNRTKKAIEIFTYNVKNNQDDPFIWGFTDSLGEAYLKAGDKKKALKYYKIAKSKAPQNQQAYLDGVIAGIK, from the coding sequence ATGAACACGCTAAAATCAAGAATAACACTACAGTTATTTATGTTATTATTGTCTGCGATAACTTTTGCGCAGAACATTACACTACCTAACGTAAGTCAAAAATCTGTGATCACTCAAAGATTAGGGCTTTCAGACGTTACCATTACATATCATAGTCCAAGTGTACAAGGGCGACAAGTTTTTGGAGGTATAGTACCTTATGATCAAATATGGAGAGCTGGAGCAAATGAAAATACAACTATTACATTTACACACAATGCTACTGTAGAAGGGAAAAAGATTCCTGCAGGAACTTACGGGTTTTATATCATGCCTAAAGAGGAAAGTGCTATACTATTATTTTCTAAGTTTAATAAATCATGGGGAACTAACGCGCCAGATGAAAAGGATTTAGCTTTAATAGTAACAGTAAAAACAGAAGCAATCGATTTTCAAGAATGGTTAAGTTATGATTTTACCAATAGAGGAGCTTCTAATCTTACAGCAGTTTTACAATGGGAAAAAACAAAAATTCCATTTAAAATTGAATTCGATACTAAAAAAATTGTGGTCGATAATGCTCGGGCAGAATTAAAAGGCATTGCCGGATTTGGCTGGAGAGGCCATATGCAAGCTGCTAGGTATTGTGCGCAAAACAATTACAATTTGGAAGAAGCAATGGTATGGATAGAGAAGTCTATTGCAAGCAGTAAAAGTTTTAGCAATCTTGCTGTTAAAGCACAATTATTGGTTAACAAAGGACAAGTTGCAGAGGCTCAAAAAATAATGGATGAAGCCATTCCAACTGGTACACCGAATCAAATAAACCAATATGGTTATCAACTACTTGCGTTGAATAGAACAAAAAAAGCAATAGAAATTTTTACATACAATGTTAAGAATAATCAGGATGATCCATTTATCTGGGGGTTTACAGATAGTTTAGGAGAAGCATATTTAAAAGCAGGAGACAAAAAGAAAGCATTAAAATATTATAAAATTGCAAAATCCAAAGCTCCTCAAAACCAACAAGCATATCTTGATGGTGTGATTGCTGGAATCAAATAA
- a CDS encoding DUF5050 domain-containing protein: MKTVCILLALVSYIFSGNDTKNQSNKYIYFTTEEGSEGRDIVRISTDGNSRKRLTSDNGSNHYPHHNSPKLSPDGAKIVYHSDTDRHDRYSIWTMNIDGSDKTRITLKEGLFANWSPDGKRIIFSGRRNGIWEILSVASDGSDEKNISENFKKVKQPTWGAVCDYHPNGKSVVFSYIREKKLYSMDLQTKKITQISPSNHSYTQSAFSKYGKQIAVNRKIKEKEGYDLIIISTVDNTIETIAKNVISYSAPSWSKSGEEILFAGVINGNQEIFKINLKDKTETQLTKNSDFDAMPTW, from the coding sequence ATGAAAACAGTATGTATTTTACTAGCATTAGTCTCGTATATTTTTTCAGGTAACGATACTAAAAATCAAAGCAATAAATATATCTATTTCACTACAGAAGAAGGTTCCGAAGGTCGGGATATTGTACGAATAAGTACAGATGGAAATTCAAGAAAACGGTTGACCTCTGATAATGGCTCTAATCATTATCCACATCATAATAGCCCTAAATTATCACCAGATGGAGCAAAAATAGTATATCATAGTGATACCGATAGACATGATAGATATTCGATTTGGACTATGAATATAGATGGAAGCGACAAAACTAGAATTACTTTAAAAGAAGGCTTGTTTGCTAATTGGAGTCCAGATGGAAAGCGCATCATTTTTAGTGGAAGACGAAATGGTATATGGGAAATTTTAAGCGTAGCAAGTGATGGAAGTGATGAAAAAAATATTTCTGAAAACTTCAAAAAAGTAAAACAACCTACTTGGGGAGCCGTTTGCGATTATCACCCCAATGGCAAATCAGTTGTATTTTCATATATCAGAGAAAAAAAATTGTATTCAATGGATTTACAAACAAAAAAGATAACTCAAATATCGCCATCCAATCACTCTTATACGCAATCAGCTTTTTCAAAATATGGAAAGCAAATTGCAGTTAATAGGAAAATAAAAGAAAAGGAAGGGTATGATTTAATTATAATATCTACAGTTGATAATACCATAGAAACAATCGCTAAAAATGTGATTTCTTATTCGGCACCATCTTGGTCAAAATCAGGAGAAGAAATATTATTTGCAGGTGTAATTAATGGTAATCAAGAGATATTCAAAATTAATTTAAAAGATAAAACAGAAACTCAATTAACCAAAAATTCAGATTTCGATGCAATGCCAACATGGTAA
- a CDS encoding DUF5050 domain-containing protein: MIPIKKIVLELALIFTIQSYTQSKERIIFTKNREIHCMNIDGTGLKQLTDFKMPGHTPISLSASTTKKGKIAFIYDPVNHGYMSTYIMNANGTNIKRISKEPKSGKSSTWGTTVSPDGKYYVFESKWSNNVEIYRMNADGSNVINISKSIKDDAFPKWSPDSQQIIYTTKNTKSGWDIIATDLAGNKKKVLIHSKEEIRNVAYSKDGKLIAYCVAKSNSSDLMLADANGSNIRKLKTIAQYSNVSFSPNNKSITFVSKNNKITIMKLEGTGYKELTTGRRPVWSFN; encoded by the coding sequence ATGATTCCTATAAAAAAGATTGTATTAGAACTTGCCTTAATATTTACAATCCAATCATACACGCAATCAAAAGAAAGAATAATTTTCACAAAAAACAGAGAAATTCATTGTATGAATATTGATGGTACAGGATTAAAACAATTAACAGATTTTAAAATGCCAGGACATACACCTATCAGTTTGTCTGCCTCTACAACCAAAAAAGGCAAAATTGCGTTTATCTATGACCCTGTTAATCATGGTTATATGTCAACTTATATAATGAATGCAAATGGAACTAATATTAAAAGGATTTCTAAAGAACCTAAGTCAGGTAAATCAAGTACTTGGGGGACAACCGTTTCTCCCGATGGAAAATATTATGTATTTGAGTCAAAATGGTCTAATAATGTTGAGATTTATAGAATGAATGCAGACGGGAGTAATGTTATTAATATAAGTAAAAGTATTAAAGATGATGCTTTTCCCAAATGGTCGCCAGATAGCCAACAAATTATTTATACTACTAAAAACACTAAAAGTGGTTGGGATATTATTGCAACTGATTTAGCAGGAAACAAAAAGAAAGTTTTAATACATTCTAAAGAAGAAATAAGAAATGTAGCTTATTCAAAAGATGGAAAATTAATTGCTTATTGTGTGGCAAAATCTAATTCATCAGATTTAATGTTAGCAGATGCTAATGGCTCAAATATTAGAAAATTAAAAACAATTGCACAGTATTCAAACGTGTCATTTTCTCCAAACAATAAGAGCATCACATTCGTCTCAAAGAATAATAAAATAACAATAATGAAATTAGAGGGAACCGGTTATAAGGAACTAACAACAGGAAGAAGACCCGTTTGGTCATTTAATTAA
- a CDS encoding DUF2834 domain-containing protein yields the protein MKRVYLIAAIIGFIVPTFFVVIESIATGNILLYTNPLATFNGMFANRISSIFAIDLLFTVLVFFIWSYKQSKKHKIKPVYVVWLLTLLFGLAGGFPLFLYLREKTIKNHLKL from the coding sequence ATGAAAAGAGTTTATTTAATAGCAGCAATCATTGGCTTTATTGTGCCAACATTTTTTGTAGTAATCGAATCGATAGCTACGGGAAATATTTTACTCTATACAAACCCTCTTGCAACTTTTAATGGAATGTTTGCAAATAGAATATCTTCCATTTTTGCCATTGATCTTCTTTTTACAGTTTTAGTGTTTTTTATATGGTCTTATAAGCAATCTAAAAAACATAAAATCAAACCTGTGTATGTTGTTTGGTTACTTACACTACTTTTTGGTTTAGCAGGAGGTTTCCCTTTATTCTTATATCTAAGAGAAAAAACAATAAAAAATCATTTGAAGTTATGA
- a CDS encoding GNAT family N-acetyltransferase, whose translation MIRKYKEVDLEILMKIWGEASVLAHPFLEDEFVQKVTQDMRQIYLPNPEANTYVYKENENIVGFISMIENEIAGLFVNPKNCSKGIGSALVNYVQEKGYDILEVEVFKNNEIGRAFYDKYGFKKINEYFFEAANQNVLRMRYVKKNIK comes from the coding sequence ATGATTAGAAAGTACAAGGAAGTAGATTTAGAAATACTTATGAAAATTTGGGGAGAAGCTTCAGTTTTAGCACATCCATTTTTAGAAGATGAGTTTGTTCAAAAAGTAACCCAAGATATGAGGCAAATATACCTACCAAACCCTGAAGCCAATACCTATGTTTATAAAGAAAATGAAAATATCGTAGGTTTTATTTCAATGATAGAAAATGAAATAGCAGGTTTATTTGTCAATCCAAAAAATTGTTCAAAAGGGATAGGCTCAGCTTTAGTAAATTATGTACAGGAAAAAGGGTATGATATTCTTGAAGTTGAAGTATTTAAAAACAATGAGATTGGTCGTGCTTTTTATGATAAATATGGGTTTAAAAAAATCAATGAATACTTTTTTGAAGCAGCTAATCAAAACGTGCTAAGAATGAGATATGTCAAAAAAAACATTAAATAA
- a CDS encoding DUF5050 domain-containing protein: MKITNKTKVFFFLVLLYITNTTAQSYEVLYTKQINNSDNIFVINEHGKSKQITNHPRKDSSPMMSPDGNFIVFTSERVGWWKIWFLDVKKNEYRQLTNSSTAEHSPSWSADGNHILFVSSRTGNNEIFLMDKNGENLKNLTNNGKSDVMPFWGKDNMIYYSSEINGVYQIMRMHSDGSQKEKLTKNKGDKLMPQLSNDVKRILYYGNADGNMEVYIMTINGNKHKKITNHPLIDMRPKWSSDDKKIVFERGNKRDNHHIYIMDANGENVKQLTFSNYNYAASFISNNVKLLKK, translated from the coding sequence ATGAAAATCACAAATAAAACGAAGGTATTCTTCTTCTTGGTGCTATTATATATCACAAATACCACAGCACAATCGTATGAAGTTTTGTATACTAAGCAAATTAACAATTCAGATAACATCTTCGTTATTAATGAACATGGGAAGTCAAAACAAATCACAAATCATCCAAGGAAGGATAGTAGTCCAATGATGTCCCCAGATGGTAATTTCATTGTCTTTACTTCTGAGCGAGTTGGTTGGTGGAAGATTTGGTTTTTAGATGTCAAAAAGAACGAGTATAGACAACTAACAAACTCTAGTACGGCAGAACATAGTCCGTCTTGGTCTGCAGATGGAAATCATATTCTTTTTGTCTCTTCGAGAACTGGTAATAATGAAATTTTTTTAATGGATAAGAACGGAGAAAACTTAAAAAACCTCACTAATAATGGTAAATCGGATGTAATGCCGTTTTGGGGAAAAGATAATATGATATACTATTCATCAGAAATTAATGGCGTTTATCAAATTATGCGAATGCATTCTGATGGTTCTCAAAAAGAAAAGTTGACAAAGAATAAAGGAGATAAATTAATGCCACAACTATCTAATGACGTTAAAAGAATACTCTATTATGGAAATGCTGACGGGAATATGGAAGTATATATAATGACTATAAATGGTAATAAACATAAGAAAATTACTAATCACCCCTTAATAGACATGAGACCAAAGTGGTCGTCAGACGATAAAAAAATAGTGTTTGAACGTGGAAATAAGAGAGATAATCATCATATATATATAATGGATGCAAATGGAGAAAATGTGAAGCAACTTACATTTTCAAATTATAATTATGCAGCATCTTTTATTTCAAACAATGTAAAATTATTAAAGAAATAG